The genomic window TGGGAAAGTACCGAGAACACGGAAATCTGGGGGAACACAACTGCCTAAACGGTAGACGCTTGTTCCCTAGATTGCAAGGTACAAAGTCCCGGAAAGCACGACGTCCGCCGGCCCGGCCGGCACGACCCGATCAGTCGTCGCGGCGGCGGCGGCGGGGGCGGTCGTCGCCGTCCTCCTCGTGCCCGCTCTCGGAGTCGACGTTGGGCGTCGAGGTCATCGCCTGGTTGACCAGGTGCTCCTCGAGCTTGGCCGGGACCTTGAGGATCAGCTCGCGGAGGATCAGGTCGCTCAGGTGGCAGTCGGCGACGATGTCCTTGAGGTGCGAGCCGTCGGTCTTGAAGTAGGTGAGGAGGTACGTCCCCTTCTTGTGGCCCTCGATCGAGTAGGCGAGCCGACGCTCATCCCACTGGCGGCTGGCCACGATCTCGGAGCTGTGCTTGGTGAGGATATCATGCACGTGCTTGACGGTGTCATCCCAGGCCGCGGCGGCCTTGGTGCTGTCGAGCAGGAACATCCCTTCGTACGTTTGAACGGCCAAGTGCGGGTCCTCCGGAGTCGTCTCGTCTCGTGTCCAATTCGCGGTCGTATGTCTCGTTCGTCGCGGGGCCGTCGGCGGCCCTGGCGCGTGTCCTCAAGGTTTCCCGGGCGAGATCCCGTTGAACCGGTTCATCGCGGCCTCGGTCCCCTGGGCGACCCAGACGGCGACGGCCTGGCTGGCGAGGATCAGGGCGTCGTCGATCGCGGCCCGCTCGGCGGGCCGGAAGCGGCTGAGCACGTAGTCGGCCGCGTCCTGCTCGCCGTTGTCGCCGATGCCGATGCGGATCCTGGCGTACTGTTCGGTCCCGAGGTGGGCGTTGATGTCGCGGAGGCCCTTCTGGCCGCCGTCGGAGCCGCCGGGGCGGATCCGGATCTTCCCCACGGGGAGGTTCAGGTCGTCGCAGACGACCAGCAGGTCGGCCGGCTCGAGCTTGTAGAAGCGGAGGGCCTGGCCGACCGACCGGCCGCTCAGGTTCATGAAGGTCTCGGGCTTCAGGAGCAGGACCCGCCGGTAGTCGATCTCGGATTCGGCGAGCTGCCCCTCGAACTTGCGGGAGAAGCTGGCCCCCAGGCCGGCGGCCGCCAGGCGATCGATCAGCTCGAAGCCGATGTTGTGCCGGGTCGCCGCATACTTGTTGCCGGGGTTCCCCAGGCCGACCACGAGTTTCAACGTTGCCAAGGCCACCACTCCCGGCAGGCGAGATCCGAGGCCGGCGCCGGGCCGTCAAGCCGGAGACGTCCGCCCCCCGGCGAGGGGGGCGGGCCCGAGGCCGAGGTCGCTCAGTCTTCCTTGTCCTTTTCCTTGCGCTCGGGCTTGATGACCTCGGGCTGGGTGGCCGCGTCGGCCCCATCGGCGCCCGTGGACTCCTCCGCGGACCGGGGCGTGACCACGTGGAGGATCAGCAGGTCCCCGTCCGCGTCCGCGACCACGTTCGGCGGCAGCTTCAGGTCGCGGACGTGGATCCCCTGGTCGAGGCCGACGCCGCTGACATCGACGCGGATCGAGTCCGGGATGGCGTTGGCCGGGCACTTCACCGCCAGCGTGTGCACGAGGTGCTCGAGCAAGCCCCCCTCGTCGACGCCCGACGCATGGCCGCGGAGCTCGATCTTGACCTCGGTCTCGATCTGCTCGTCGGCGCTGACGCGGGCGAAGTCGAGGTGGAGGATCTCGCGGCCCAGGTTATCCCACTGGACGTCGCGGACCAGCACCGTCTCGGACTTGCCGCCCAGGTCGAGCTCCGCCAGGTGGCTGGCGGCCTTGATCATGTGCCACACGTCATCCTTCGAGAGGGAGATGGGCACGACCTCCTGCTTGTGGCCGTAGATCACGGCCGGTATGCGCCCCTCCTTGCGGAGCCGCCTCACCACGCGGGTGCCCGTCCCCTTGTTCTTCGCGGGGTCTCGGGGCTCGACCCGGATCTTCAATGCTTCG from Aquisphaera giovannonii includes these protein-coding regions:
- a CDS encoding 50S ribosomal protein L25 yields the protein MAEALKIRVEPRDPAKNKGTGTRVVRRLRKEGRIPAVIYGHKQEVVPISLSKDDVWHMIKAASHLAELDLGGKSETVLVRDVQWDNLGREILHLDFARVSADEQIETEVKIELRGHASGVDEGGLLEHLVHTLAVKCPANAIPDSIRVDVSGVGLDQGIHVRDLKLPPNVVADADGDLLILHVVTPRSAEESTGADGADAATQPEVIKPERKEKDKED
- the rpsF gene encoding 30S ribosomal protein S6; its protein translation is MAVQTYEGMFLLDSTKAAAAWDDTVKHVHDILTKHSSEIVASRQWDERRLAYSIEGHKKGTYLLTYFKTDGSHLKDIVADCHLSDLILRELILKVPAKLEEHLVNQAMTSTPNVDSESGHEEDGDDRPRRRRRDD
- the pth gene encoding aminoacyl-tRNA hydrolase, with the protein product MKLVVGLGNPGNKYAATRHNIGFELIDRLAAAGLGASFSRKFEGQLAESEIDYRRVLLLKPETFMNLSGRSVGQALRFYKLEPADLLVVCDDLNLPVGKIRIRPGGSDGGQKGLRDINAHLGTEQYARIRIGIGDNGEQDAADYVLSRFRPAERAAIDDALILASQAVAVWVAQGTEAAMNRFNGISPGKP